The Blattabacterium cuenoti genome includes a region encoding these proteins:
- the secD gene encoding protein translocase subunit SecD: MRIGNFFTVFTTIILTAICLYYIHSSVFKKYNQKILNLGLDLKGGISIILDISEKDLLKKFSENSKNPFFIKGLEYADKKKKENPNEDYLSFFINFFNQLNISLSSPDLFGNRINIEKIDSNSLNSEIETFLRKKIESSIISIQNILRSRIDQFGVLQPNIQRIKNSNRILIELSGIKDLDRIKKILEKKAELHFFETYNFQEVFPYFNEINKFFHRKLNKKKSFIDLLNISNLKSNNIVGLVHKKHKKVVSEFLNSIEASEALPYNLHHVKFLWGAKSLLNKNFLQLFAVKINNEEKSTFLNGDIVTRAYKSFGAFNEISINIKMNQEGTKKWKMFTEKNIGQNIAIVLDDLVYAVPLVQSVIPNGMSQISGNFSIQESNDLVNVLNAGEFPTSVNIVQTDMVGPSLGRESIQKGVKSFLIALFFVFFWMIFYYSIPGLYSDIVLIFNIIFIFGILISMNAVLTFPGIAGIILTLAMSMDANILIYEKIKENIKNKISIFKSIHNSYTLQGALSSIIDGQVTTLLCGIILFYFGTGPIQGFSTTLIIGIITSVFTSTCLGKLLLEWHLKRYQNIIFNNKMMFMNVFHKIQNIQWDFLSKRKWSYVISSFILIVSIFSLNFQGLNLGLDFVGGRSYVIIFDRKINPEKISEILSKTFIEKEKPSFPNVFTFGNEKQLKIVTKYKIWEDNNKVDEEILQKMFISLKNYFPVHFDFKDFKNIEKNKSLGILSSEKVEPLIAKDMRYKSFISIILSLIGIFLYILIRFKKWQFGLGAVVSLIHDSVIVLGIFSFFYRKFSILEINQSFIASLLTIIGYSINDTVIVYDQIRKISKITMFSTMKQIINTGISSSLTRTINTSFITLLVIFIIFLFGGTTLRSFMLSLFIGVSIGTYSSIFIAPSIVYDFCKKI; this comes from the coding sequence ATGCGTATAGGAAACTTTTTTACGGTTTTTACAACCATAATATTAACTGCAATTTGTTTATATTATATACATTCCAGCGTATTTAAAAAATATAATCAAAAAATTCTAAATCTAGGTTTAGATTTGAAAGGAGGAATTAGTATAATTTTGGATATATCTGAAAAAGATTTATTGAAAAAATTTTCTGAAAATTCTAAAAATCCTTTTTTTATAAAAGGATTAGAATATGCGGATAAGAAAAAAAAAGAAAATCCAAATGAAGATTATTTATCATTTTTTATTAATTTTTTTAATCAACTAAACATTAGTTTATCTTCTCCAGATTTATTTGGAAATAGAATCAATATAGAAAAAATTGATTCTAACAGTTTAAATTCAGAAATAGAGACTTTTCTTAGAAAAAAAATAGAATCATCTATTATTTCTATTCAAAATATATTAAGATCTAGAATAGATCAATTTGGAGTCCTACAACCGAATATACAACGTATAAAAAATTCGAATCGAATTTTGATAGAATTATCTGGAATTAAAGATCTAGATAGAATAAAAAAAATTTTAGAAAAAAAAGCAGAACTGCATTTTTTTGAAACTTATAACTTCCAAGAAGTTTTTCCATATTTTAACGAAATAAACAAATTTTTTCATAGAAAATTAAATAAAAAAAAATCTTTTATAGATCTTTTGAATATTTCTAACTTAAAGTCAAACAATATAGTAGGATTAGTTCATAAAAAACATAAAAAAGTAGTTTCTGAATTTTTAAATTCAATAGAAGCATCGGAAGCTTTACCATATAATTTACATCATGTAAAGTTTTTGTGGGGAGCTAAAAGTCTTTTAAATAAAAATTTTTTGCAATTATTTGCTGTAAAAATAAATAATGAAGAAAAATCTACATTCTTGAATGGAGATATTGTGACTCGTGCCTATAAATCTTTTGGGGCTTTTAATGAAATATCTATTAACATAAAAATGAATCAAGAAGGAACTAAAAAGTGGAAAATGTTTACTGAAAAGAATATAGGTCAAAATATAGCAATAGTTCTTGATGATTTAGTCTATGCAGTTCCTTTAGTTCAATCAGTTATTCCAAATGGAATGTCTCAAATATCTGGGAATTTTTCAATACAAGAATCAAATGATTTAGTTAATGTATTGAATGCAGGAGAATTTCCTACTTCAGTAAACATTGTCCAAACTGATATGGTAGGACCTTCTTTGGGAAGAGAATCAATTCAAAAGGGAGTAAAATCTTTTTTAATTGCCTTATTTTTTGTATTCTTTTGGATGATTTTTTATTATTCAATTCCAGGATTGTATTCTGATATAGTTTTAATTTTCAACATAATATTTATTTTTGGGATTCTTATTTCCATGAACGCCGTATTAACTTTTCCTGGTATTGCAGGAATTATATTGACATTAGCCATGTCTATGGATGCAAACATTCTGATTTATGAAAAAATTAAAGAGAATATAAAAAATAAAATTTCTATTTTCAAATCTATTCATAACAGTTACACGTTACAAGGGGCATTATCTTCAATTATAGATGGACAAGTTACCACTTTGTTGTGTGGAATTATTTTGTTTTATTTTGGAACAGGACCTATTCAAGGGTTTTCCACAACTTTAATTATTGGGATCATAACATCTGTGTTTACTTCTACTTGTTTAGGAAAATTGTTATTAGAATGGCATTTAAAAAGATATCAAAATATTATTTTTAATAATAAAATGATGTTTATGAATGTTTTTCATAAAATTCAAAACATACAATGGGATTTTTTATCTAAAAGAAAATGGTCTTATGTTATTTCTTCTTTTATTTTGATAGTCAGTATTTTTTCTCTGAATTTTCAAGGGTTAAACCTTGGATTAGATTTCGTTGGAGGACGTTCTTATGTCATTATTTTTGATCGAAAAATAAACCCTGAAAAAATTTCTGAAATTTTATCAAAAACATTCATAGAAAAAGAAAAGCCTTCATTTCCAAATGTCTTTACATTTGGAAATGAAAAGCAACTGAAAATAGTAACTAAATACAAAATATGGGAAGATAATAATAAAGTAGACGAAGAAATTTTGCAGAAAATGTTCATATCTTTAAAAAATTATTTTCCCGTTCATTTTGATTTTAAAGATTTTAAAAATATAGAAAAAAATAAATCTTTAGGAATTTTATCTTCCGAAAAAGTGGAACCTTTAATAGCTAAAGATATGAGATATAAATCTTTTATATCAATTATTCTTTCTTTAATAGGAATATTTTTATACATTTTAATAAGATTCAAAAAATGGCAATTTGGATTAGGAGCTGTAGTTTCTTTAATTCATGATTCAGTAATTGTTCTTGGAATATTCTCTTTTTTTTATAGAAAATTTTCTATTCTAGAAATCAATCAATCTTTTATAGCGTCGTTATTAACCATAATTGGTTATTCTATTAATGACACTGTAATTGTTTATGATCAAATTAGAAAAATATCAAAAATAACAATGTTTTCAACAATGAAACAAATTATTAATACAGGTATTTCTAGTTCTCTAACAAGAACTATAAATACTTCATTTATCACTCTATTAGTAATTTTTATCATTTTTTTATTTGGAGGAACAACTCTTCGTAGTTTTATGTTGTCTTTATTTATTGGAGTAAGTATTGGAACTTATTCTTCTATATTCATCGCCCCATCTATAGTATACGATTTTTGTAAAAAAATATAG
- a CDS encoding Sec-independent protein translocase subunit TatA/TatB, which produces MKNFLFISIEESFFIILIAIIVFGPKKIPEIARGLGEGIRYLKNAKEKIKNEILMQDDQKKQTSIFQKEKKKKKNIPPYSVKR; this is translated from the coding sequence ATGAAAAATTTTTTATTTATTAGTATTGAAGAAAGTTTTTTTATCATTTTAATAGCTATTATTGTTTTTGGACCGAAAAAAATACCGGAGATAGCTCGTGGGTTAGGAGAAGGGATCCGATATTTAAAAAATGCTAAGGAAAAAATAAAAAATGAAATTCTTATGCAGGATGATCAAAAAAAACAAACTTCTATTTTTCAAAAAGAAAAAAAAAAAAAGAAAAATATACCCCCTTATTCTGTTAAACGCTAA
- a CDS encoding SurA N-terminal domain-containing protein, with product MSFLEKIRKKTWLIFLFIGVFLVFFVLDPNILLKFFSENSNVIGKVNGDNIFLKEYFENIQFLKRFRESESDSSLKNDVWKLLIHEKVLTQQAEKLGIQSTKKDFWKAIEKQSIYSQIPEFQNENGKMDLDKFRLYLKNLEKLSNKTPQFEEEKNIWSYEKNNIIKRIVAKKYVEMLMYGLNTSFIEAELNYRNKNYFSIIDYVLIPYSEIEKRYRPIKNYEIYDYIKKNKFVYKTENLRNLSFVILRSHPSLNDEKNMDDKISKLFKKFKSSDHHSMIVSNQSERPFDSNFYLKKNLPPIFQNFVEKKNKIGSMFGPVKENNIYIMAKLTGKKMVYNSVLSSHILISHEKAIRSSNHRTKKEAENLAKKIYNIVKKSPSQFDSLVMKKSDDFINAKKNKGSLGWMKYEEQNDVKKFDIFSSENKKGIIIFTETKFGYHIIRIEKQKELQPVYQFSIIIKTLIPSKKTEDILHKNVVQFVKKNKNSNLNTFINNARKKRYETIFLKTVKNHQWNIHGLNTELDKEIINWSYQKNRKKGDLKIFYTSNRDYIIVFLSEIQKKGYPIEEIKNNLIPLLMNRKIFIDFSKMINNSNSLENIAIHFSKKINKYCQINFYDSMIGEYKEPKVVGYAFSSKLYKTSKPILGKKGVFFVRSLKRFNTSRKPSYFSSEIEFLNSDLRRNVLEKLGDVLIGKSRIKDYRKNI from the coding sequence ATGAGTTTTTTAGAAAAAATCAGAAAAAAAACGTGGTTAATTTTCTTATTTATAGGGGTTTTTTTAGTATTTTTTGTATTAGATCCTAATATTTTGTTAAAATTTTTTTCTGAAAATTCTAATGTGATAGGAAAAGTCAATGGAGATAATATTTTTCTCAAAGAATATTTTGAAAACATTCAATTTTTGAAACGATTTCGTGAATCAGAATCTGATTCATCATTAAAAAATGATGTTTGGAAATTGTTAATTCATGAAAAAGTATTAACCCAACAAGCGGAAAAATTAGGAATACAAAGCACAAAAAAAGATTTTTGGAAAGCTATAGAAAAACAATCTATATATAGTCAAATTCCTGAATTTCAAAATGAAAATGGAAAAATGGATCTAGATAAATTTAGATTATATTTAAAAAATTTAGAAAAATTATCTAATAAAACTCCTCAATTTGAAGAAGAAAAAAATATTTGGTCTTATGAGAAAAATAATATTATAAAAAGAATTGTTGCAAAAAAATATGTAGAAATGTTGATGTATGGATTGAATACTTCTTTTATAGAAGCTGAATTAAATTACAGAAATAAAAATTATTTTTCTATCATTGATTATGTTTTGATTCCTTATTCAGAGATAGAAAAAAGATATAGACCAATAAAAAATTATGAGATTTATGATTACATTAAAAAGAACAAATTTGTTTATAAAACAGAAAATTTAAGAAATCTTAGTTTCGTTATTTTACGTTCTCATCCATCTTTGAATGATGAGAAAAATATGGATGATAAAATCAGTAAGTTATTTAAAAAATTTAAATCTTCTGATCATCATTCTATGATTGTTTCTAATCAATCTGAAAGACCTTTTGATTCTAATTTTTATTTAAAAAAAAATCTTCCTCCTATTTTCCAAAATTTTGTTGAAAAAAAGAATAAGATTGGAAGCATGTTTGGTCCTGTGAAAGAAAACAATATTTATATTATGGCTAAATTAACTGGAAAAAAAATGGTATACAATTCTGTTTTATCCAGTCATATATTGATTTCGCACGAAAAAGCTATACGATCTTCTAATCATAGAACAAAAAAAGAGGCTGAAAATCTAGCAAAAAAAATATACAATATTGTTAAAAAAAGTCCTTCTCAATTTGATTCTTTAGTTATGAAAAAATCTGATGACTTCATTAATGCGAAAAAAAATAAAGGAAGTTTAGGATGGATGAAATACGAAGAACAAAATGATGTAAAAAAATTCGATATTTTTTCGTCAGAAAACAAAAAAGGAATAATAATTTTTACTGAAACTAAATTTGGATATCATATTATCCGAATAGAAAAACAAAAAGAATTACAGCCTGTATATCAATTTTCTATAATCATAAAAACACTTATTCCATCAAAAAAAACGGAAGATATACTTCATAAAAATGTTGTTCAATTTGTGAAAAAAAATAAAAATTCCAATTTGAATACATTTATTAATAATGCAAGAAAAAAAAGATACGAAACTATATTTCTAAAAACAGTAAAAAATCATCAATGGAATATCCATGGATTAAATACTGAATTAGATAAAGAAATCATAAATTGGTCTTACCAAAAGAATAGAAAAAAAGGAGATCTTAAAATTTTTTACACTTCAAACAGAGATTACATTATAGTATTTCTGTCTGAAATTCAAAAAAAGGGATATCCTATTGAAGAAATAAAAAATAATTTGATTCCTTTATTAATGAATAGAAAAATATTTATTGATTTTTCTAAAATGATAAATAATTCTAATAGTTTAGAAAATATAGCTATTCATTTTTCTAAAAAAATCAATAAATATTGTCAAATTAATTTTTATGATTCTATGATTGGTGAATACAAAGAGCCTAAAGTAGTAGGATATGCTTTTTCTTCAAAATTATACAAAACTTCTAAACCCATATTAGGGAAGAAAGGGGTTTTTTTTGTAAGATCATTAAAACGTTTTAACACATCTAGAAAACCTTCTTATTTTTCTTCTGAAATAGAATTTTTAAATTCTGACTTAAGGAGAAACGTTTTAGAAAAATTAGGAGATGTCTTAATTGGAAAATCAAGAATTAAAGATTATAGAAAAAATATTTAG
- a CDS encoding hemolysin family protein, whose translation MIFHISIVFITILISAFFSGMEMALISSSLFQIELEKKRGSFRSKILSKSISNPKKFITTMLIGNTISLVIYGIYMGKLFFSILPKEFLDNSLWIIFLETVFSATIILIIGEFIPKIIFSVYSNELLSLFIVPVYIICKIFSPITNSVIWISNVFLKILGEKENNKKKIFDKEDLIYFLSENMENNIKGKDLIESEIEIFHKALDFSEKKARECMVPRKEIVSSNFTFSSVDNIRNLFTESGLSKIVIYKNNIDNIIGYIHYLELLKKPKNIESLIRSVELVYITTPVREIMDLLIKKKRSIAIVLDEYGGTAGMITIEDILEEFLGDIKDEHDENILLDKRLNDYEFLFSARLEIDFINAKYDLDLPKSEKYETLGGLIVTYTGNIPKYGEKIVINKNFFIEIKKVSKNKIEEVFLKKNLDLK comes from the coding sequence ATGATTTTTCATATTAGTATAGTTTTTATTACTATACTTATATCTGCTTTCTTTTCTGGGATGGAAATGGCTTTAATTTCTTCTAGTCTATTTCAAATAGAATTGGAGAAGAAAAGAGGATCTTTTCGTTCTAAAATTCTTTCTAAAAGCATTAGTAATCCTAAAAAATTTATAACTACAATGCTAATTGGAAATACCATATCTTTAGTCATATATGGGATTTATATGGGAAAATTATTTTTTTCGATTTTACCAAAAGAATTTTTGGATAATTCTTTATGGATAATTTTTTTAGAAACGGTTTTTTCCGCTACTATTATTTTAATTATTGGAGAATTTATTCCTAAAATAATATTTAGTGTATATTCAAATGAATTATTGAGTTTATTTATTGTTCCCGTATATATTATATGTAAAATTTTTTCTCCTATTACTAACTCTGTTATTTGGATTTCTAATGTTTTTCTAAAAATTTTAGGAGAAAAAGAAAATAATAAAAAAAAAATTTTTGATAAAGAAGATTTAATCTATTTCCTATCAGAGAATATGGAAAACAATATTAAGGGAAAAGATCTTATAGAATCTGAAATTGAAATTTTTCATAAAGCTTTGGATTTTTCAGAAAAAAAAGCACGAGAGTGTATGGTCCCTAGAAAAGAAATAGTTTCTTCTAATTTTACATTTTCTTCTGTGGATAATATTCGTAATCTTTTCACAGAAAGTGGATTATCTAAAATAGTGATTTATAAAAATAATATAGACAATATTATAGGATACATTCATTATTTAGAACTTTTGAAAAAACCAAAAAATATTGAATCTTTAATTAGATCTGTAGAATTAGTTTATATTACCACACCTGTGAGAGAGATCATGGATCTTTTAATTAAAAAAAAGAGAAGCATAGCTATAGTTTTAGATGAATATGGAGGAACGGCAGGTATGATAACTATAGAAGATATTCTAGAAGAATTTCTTGGAGATATAAAAGATGAGCATGATGAAAATATTTTATTAGATAAAAGATTAAATGATTACGAATTTTTATTTTCTGCACGTTTAGAAATCGATTTTATTAATGCTAAGTATGATTTAGATCTTCCAAAATCCGAAAAATATGAAACTTTAGGAGGATTGATTGTGACTTATACAGGAAATATTCCTAAATATGGAGAGAAAATTGTCATTAATAAAAATTTTTTTATTGAAATTAAAAAAGTATCTAAAAATAAAATAGAAGAAGTTTTTCTTAAAAAAAATCTTGACTTAAAATGA
- a CDS encoding OmpH family outer membrane protein, with protein MEKNTVFYFLLFFFLFGYSYSYSKECQQKIVCLNSMFIIEKMPEFSTAQRELDRISKMHENILDKLAKEFHKKAEKFQKNRNPILKKELEILQARAHAYQKTASDDLTKKQNKLLNPIYRRIENAIHKVIEKDKNIIRVDDCSPGKGVLFNKGKDITEEVKKELGI; from the coding sequence ATGGAAAAAAATACAGTTTTTTATTTTTTATTATTTTTCTTTTTATTTGGATATTCATACTCTTATTCTAAAGAATGTCAACAAAAAATAGTTTGTCTTAATAGTATGTTTATTATAGAAAAAATGCCAGAATTTTCTACTGCTCAGAGAGAATTAGATAGGATTAGTAAAATGCATGAGAATATACTAGATAAATTAGCAAAAGAATTTCACAAGAAAGCAGAAAAATTTCAAAAAAATAGAAATCCAATTCTTAAAAAAGAACTAGAAATTTTGCAAGCAAGAGCTCATGCATATCAAAAAACAGCATCTGATGATTTAACTAAAAAACAAAATAAATTATTAAATCCTATATATAGGAGAATAGAAAATGCAATTCATAAAGTAATAGAAAAAGATAAAAATATTATAAGAGTTGATGATTGTAGTCCTGGAAAAGGAGTTTTGTTTAATAAAGGAAAAGATATAACAGAGGAAGTTAAAAAAGAATTAGGAATATAA